The DNA segment TGACTTTGGTTCTGTGCTGGAAATTTTTGAAATCACCCTGGCACATGAGAAGGCGGTTACCAGGAGCATTGGAAACCTGATTAAAGCTGCTTTTGAGGAAAGTGATTTTGCTACCCATACCTTTTTGCAATGGTTCGTTACGGAGCAGGTAGAAGAAGAGGCGACGGTATCACAGATCATCAGCAAGCTGAAGATGATCGGGGACAATTCTTCGGCTTTATATCTGCTGAATACGGAATTAGCTCAAAGAACATTTAACGCCGCCACAGGTGGCGCTGCCTAAGCATCGCTTTTAATTAATTTCCTTATCTTGGAAGCGTGAAAAAGGAGGAGATCTTAGCGCAGTATATGCCCCCGGGAGCGGCGCCAATTATCGCGAAGTGGATAGATTATTTTCAATGTGAGTTTAAAATATCTAAAAACAGAACGACGAAACTTGGCGATTACCGTCATCCTTATAAAGATTTAGGGCATAAAATATCGGTCAACAATGACCTGAATGCCTATGCTTTTTTAGTCACCACGGTACATGAATTTGCCCATCTGCTGACCTGGAATGACCATAAAAATAAAGTGAAGCCTCATGGTGCAGAATGGAAGCACAATTTTAAAAGGATGATGGCACCCTTTATTGAACAGAATGTCTTTCCTCAGGACGTTCAGCAAGCGATTGTGAGTTACCTGAATAATCCTTCTGCAGCAAGCTGTACCGACCTGAAACTTTCCCGCGCATTAAAAAAGCACGACCTGCCTAAAGACGCTTCCCGCCTGGAGGAATTGCCGTTAGATGCGGTATTTACCATAAAAGACGGTCGTCAGTTCAGAAAGGGAGAAAAATTACGGAAAAGATACCGTTGTCTTTGCCTGACCAATGGTAATGTCTATTTGTTTAATCCTTTAGCGGAAGTAACTTTAGCGGCTACAGGTACATAAACAGCTTCTTTTTCTTCCACTTTCCATTTAAAATTAAGCTTTTCATTTCTGAAATTTTGCGGATTGCTTTTTAAGCTGTCGATGAATGCATCGGGTTCTTTTACGAGGATACTGGCAGTATAGCCGTTCTGTGCCTTGCTTTTCAATTGAATGATGTTTTCACCTGGGATGTCAATGAACTGATCGAACAACATTTCATACTGGTTATTTCCGGCGATCGCTTCGTCCAATGTCCTGATGTTTTGCTTGTAGTCATCTTCCTTTAGGGTATTGTCTTTGATTGATTTTAAGGACAGGTAAGGTTTGGTCTGAAGGGCTGAGAAAGAGTTGGCCTTGCGTTGTTCCTTATTAAAGGCAATGTTATTTCTCAGAAAAATACGCGTGTCCGTATAGTCATTATTGATTTTTTTGTTCTCCTGAACAAGGATTAAGCTGTCATTTTTGAAATAGTATTTTTTAATCTGGCTGTTGATGAGTCCGTTATCCCGCTGTTCCACATAAAGGATGGCTTTGCCATTCGAGCTGTATCTTTCTGCGTACATGGATTGCTCCCCCTGCAGGTAAACGAGGCTGCTTTGTTTTTCCAGTTGAGCCAGGTTGGCATCAATCGAATCTGCTAAGATCCCGATGGTCTTATCGGTCATCGCAGTTGCAGCAGACTGGCTGATCAAGTCTGCCTGTGGATGTTTGGGCTGTTGGCTGCAGCTGAGTATGGTGACTAGAACAGGTAGGCAGGATAGGATATAAGAGGTTTTCATGGCATTTTTTTTAGTCTGACAGTTTAAAGAAGGCCATTATCGTGCCAGCGAAATAATTTGTTGATTTTCATGAATACTGATGAAGGTTGATTCGCTGATAGTCAATGCTATATTGTTGCGTAATCATGAATTTATCTTTGGAATAGTGTTTTTGTTAATTTTAATACGCTATTTATGTGTTTTATTGATAATTGTTTATTTAAGTAAATTTTATTTGTCATTATTATTTGTATTTTAGATATAAACATTAAATATATATACTTTATGAAAAAAGAATACTTAAAAATCAGCATTATTGCCGGTATGGTTTGTATGCTATCTTATTCCTGTAAAAAGGGAGAAGAGAAAGTTCAGGAAGTGGCTAACAACAAAGCCGAATCGGTTTTAGCTTATATTAAGAATATGGGTTTTCCTGCATCCTCAATTAAAGATATTGGAGACGAATATATTGTAGAGGGAGATTTATCATTTCCTAAAAACATGTCTATACCGACACCAGGTGATCCGAAGACAGAACAGTACTTTACCGGTTATTTAGTTAGTCCGGCAAACCGTACCAATATCAGGGTATATGTTGATCCATCAATGACAAGTATGCTTAATGAAGTTAATTCTGCGGTTAATCAATGGAATACAGTTCCCAATACCAACATTCATTTCAATGTAGTTACCAGTGGACCCTATGATATCCTTGTGCAGGATGCAAATCTTGGCGTAG comes from the Pedobacter sp. FW305-3-2-15-E-R2A2 genome and includes:
- a CDS encoding ferritin encodes the protein MNKRMEKLLNEQVNLEMYSANAYWAMCSWFSDKDLDGFANYFKVQAKEELFHAEKQFNYIHDVGGKVTIGSIQQPESDFGSVLEIFEITLAHEKAVTRSIGNLIKAAFEESDFATHTFLQWFVTEQVEEEATVSQIISKLKMIGDNSSALYLLNTELAQRTFNAATGGAA
- a CDS encoding SprT-like domain-containing protein; this encodes MKKEEILAQYMPPGAAPIIAKWIDYFQCEFKISKNRTTKLGDYRHPYKDLGHKISVNNDLNAYAFLVTTVHEFAHLLTWNDHKNKVKPHGAEWKHNFKRMMAPFIEQNVFPQDVQQAIVSYLNNPSAASCTDLKLSRALKKHDLPKDASRLEELPLDAVFTIKDGRQFRKGEKLRKRYRCLCLTNGNVYLFNPLAEVTLAATGT